The proteins below are encoded in one region of Polypterus senegalus isolate Bchr_013 chromosome 2, ASM1683550v1, whole genome shotgun sequence:
- the LOC120524357 gene encoding immunoglobulin kappa light chain-like, giving the protein MIVCSILLLLFCKNHVSLADVFMQPHQSVRAQLGGSVNLACHMKISSQYSYIWIKYTQGELPETIVFWSNHEDRTLKGNDGSTRYQVMTSLSSFNLSIKHLNASDLGTYYCGVVKPESILFGSGTEICLSGKETIRGIFQPPVLKPVQYGDDVTLKCIINRRVFGDAHQVFWIHRTIGGSYQTIRSTHANRRKCADKSQECVFSLQKKNFSFQDVGTYYCALVTCGEVILGNGTEFTDKNNALKPDPIVLALGISNAFF; this is encoded by the exons ATGATTGTGTGCTCCATTCTTCTCTTGTTGTTCTGCAAAAACC atgtcagtCTAGCAGACGTCTTCATGCAGCCTCACCAGTCAGTTAGAGCCCAGCTGGGAGGTTCAGTAAACTTGGCGTGCCACATGAAGATATCTTCTCAGTACTCCTACATTTGGATTAAATACACCCAAGGAGAATTGCCTGAAACCATTGTGTTCTGGTCAAATCATGAGGATAGGACTCTTAAAGGAAATGATGGGAGCACACGATACCAAGTGATGACAAGCCtcagctccttcaatctctccaTTAAACATCTCAACGCTTCAGATTTGGGCACATATTACTGTGGAGTGGTGAAGCCTGAGTCCATCTTGTTTGGTAGTGGAACTGAGATCTGCCTATCAG GTAAGGAAACAATTAGAGGAATTTTTCAGCCTCCTGTTTTGAAACCAGTCCAGTATGGAGACGACGTGACTTTGAAGTGTATAATAAACAGAAGAGTGTTTGGAGATGCACATCAGGTATTCTGGATTCATCGCACCATCGGAGGTTCCTATCAGACTATAAGAAGCACTCATGCAAATAGGAGGAAATGTGCTGATAAATCTCAGGAGTGTGTCTTCAGCCttcaaaagaagaatttcagcttcCAAGATGTCGGCACTTATTACTGCGCTTTAGTGACATGTGGTGAAGTCATTCTAGGAAATGGAACAGAATTTACTG ATAAAAACAACGCATTAAAACCTGACCCGATTGTCCTCGCCCTGGGTATAAGCAACGCGTTCTTC